The Deinococcus sp. Marseille-Q6407 genome has a window encoding:
- a CDS encoding isoprenylcysteine carboxyl methyltransferase family protein — MRFRLPSARRFAPYLFGFLTVQRLLELRVARRNEAWARANGAQEYGQEHYPAFFVLHPSWMALTLLEGRHSRGRVNLPALLVFALAQPLRYWVIRTLGRYWNTRILIVPGGERVRRGPFRYLKHPNYAVVALEMASAPLAVGAWRTALAYSVLNAALLLLVRIPAEEAALQEYAKQTGQAG; from the coding sequence ATGCGTTTCCGACTGCCGTCCGCCCGCCGCTTCGCCCCTTACCTGTTCGGCTTCCTGACCGTGCAGCGCCTGCTGGAACTGCGGGTGGCCCGCCGCAACGAGGCCTGGGCCCGGGCGAACGGGGCGCAGGAATACGGGCAGGAGCACTACCCGGCTTTTTTCGTGCTGCATCCCAGCTGGATGGCGTTGACCCTGTTGGAAGGCCGCCACAGCCGTGGCCGGGTCAACCTGCCGGCCCTGCTGGTGTTTGCGCTGGCGCAGCCGCTACGTTACTGGGTTATTCGCACTCTGGGGCGCTACTGGAACACCCGGATTCTGATTGTCCCTGGCGGGGAGCGGGTGCGGCGCGGCCCTTTCCGCTACCTCAAACATCCCAATTACGCCGTGGTGGCGTTGGAAATGGCCTCGGCGCCGCTGGCGGTCGGAGCCTGGCGCACTGCGCTGGCTTACAGCGTGCTGAATGCTGCGTTGCTGCTGCTGGTCCGCATTCCCGCCGAGGAAGCGGCCCTGCAGGAGTATGCCAAGCAAACCGGCCAGGCCGGCTAA
- the pgi gene encoding glucose-6-phosphate isomerase — protein sequence MQANETAAWKALGNLAAGPRATLKDLFAADPERGQRLSAEGAGWRLDYSKQRVDDEILAALFRLARERGVEERRDAMLRGEKINVTENRAVLHTALRAPRGADIRVDGENVVPQVHAVLDRMADFAAKVRSGEWRGFTGQRIRAVVNIGIGGSDLGPVMTAEALEHYSDRDLTLRFVSNIDGTDFAEKVRDLDPAETLFIVSSKTFTTLETMTNAHTARRWLLDALGDEAAVARHFVAVSTNAEEVQRFGIDTANMFSFWDWVGGRYSVDSAIGLSLMISVGPEQFREFLAGMHEMDRHFAQAPLEQNLPALMALTGIWNQNFLGSCSLAVLPYSQYLRSFPAYLQQLDMESNGKHVTLEGERVAFDTGPIVWGQAGTNGQHAFYQLIHQGTRLIPCDFIGFARSLNPLPAGEEGEDLTHQDLLMANVFAQSEALAFGKTPEQVRADGGVPEELVPHKGFEGNRPSSTLLARELTPRSLGALIALYEHKVFVQGAIWGINSFDQWGVELGKVLAQKIVPELNGDQELHHDSSTNALIEWYRQER from the coding sequence ATGCAAGCGAACGAAACTGCCGCCTGGAAGGCCCTCGGCAACCTGGCTGCCGGGCCACGCGCCACCCTGAAGGACCTGTTTGCCGCCGACCCGGAGCGCGGCCAACGCCTGAGCGCCGAGGGCGCCGGCTGGCGCCTGGATTACTCCAAGCAGCGGGTAGACGACGAGATTCTGGCCGCCCTGTTCCGCCTGGCCCGCGAGCGCGGCGTGGAAGAGCGCCGGGACGCCATGCTGCGCGGCGAGAAAATCAACGTGACCGAAAACCGCGCCGTGCTGCACACTGCCCTGCGTGCCCCCCGGGGCGCCGATATCCGGGTGGACGGCGAGAACGTGGTGCCACAGGTCCATGCGGTGCTGGACCGGATGGCCGACTTTGCCGCCAAAGTCCGCTCCGGCGAGTGGCGTGGCTTTACCGGCCAGCGCATCCGCGCCGTGGTGAACATCGGCATCGGCGGGAGTGACTTGGGGCCGGTAATGACCGCCGAAGCGCTGGAACACTACAGCGACCGTGACCTGACGCTGCGGTTCGTCTCCAACATCGACGGCACCGACTTTGCCGAGAAGGTGCGGGACCTCGATCCGGCAGAGACGCTGTTTATCGTGTCCAGCAAGACCTTTACCACCCTGGAAACCATGACCAACGCCCACACGGCCCGCCGCTGGCTGCTGGACGCGCTGGGCGATGAAGCGGCAGTGGCGCGGCATTTCGTGGCAGTCAGCACCAACGCGGAGGAAGTGCAGCGCTTCGGCATAGACACCGCCAACATGTTCAGCTTCTGGGACTGGGTGGGCGGCCGCTACAGCGTGGACAGCGCTATTGGCCTGAGCCTGATGATCAGCGTAGGCCCGGAGCAGTTCCGCGAATTCCTGGCCGGCATGCACGAGATGGACCGCCACTTTGCCCAGGCACCGCTGGAACAGAACCTGCCGGCGCTGATGGCGCTGACCGGCATCTGGAACCAGAATTTCCTGGGGTCCTGCTCGCTGGCGGTGCTGCCCTACTCGCAGTACCTGCGCTCCTTTCCCGCCTACCTTCAGCAGCTGGACATGGAAAGCAACGGCAAGCACGTGACCCTGGAAGGCGAGCGGGTGGCGTTTGACACCGGCCCCATCGTGTGGGGACAGGCCGGCACCAACGGGCAGCACGCCTTTTACCAGCTGATTCACCAGGGCACCCGGCTGATTCCGTGTGACTTTATCGGCTTTGCCCGCAGCCTCAACCCACTGCCGGCCGGCGAGGAGGGAGAAGACCTGACCCACCAGGACCTGCTGATGGCCAACGTGTTCGCCCAGAGCGAGGCGCTGGCCTTTGGCAAGACTCCTGAGCAGGTGCGCGCGGACGGCGGCGTGCCGGAGGAACTGGTGCCGCACAAGGGCTTTGAAGGTAACCGCCCGTCATCTACCCTGCTGGCCCGCGAGCTGACGCCGCGCAGCCTGGGCGCCCTGATCGCCCTGTATGAACACAAGGTCTTCGTGCAGGGCGCCATCTGGGGCATCAACTCCTTTGACCAGTGGGGCGTGGAGCTGGGCAAGGTACTGGCGCAGAAGATCGTGCCGGAACTGAATGGTGATCAGGAACTGCACCACGATTCTTCCACCAACGCCCTGATCGAGTGGTACCGTCAGGAGCGCTAA
- a CDS encoding DUF4127 family protein, translating to MTKLFSLPALAAGLALLAGTAQAQTLIPMDSRPATSRLPAAIAGLKSDGLKVVPRELLGTAQQGADPARLLEWLRTEGAGRADEPLIVALDSLAYGGLVQSRKSTETAARIRSRLLPLAQWQRETGRPIYAFITIPRHPDAVDRQRNFEVARLMTRWAAAGVFKELHIAWDDALPGSPAPAEGARLAAFAAEVAPDNVKVYPGADEVLALLNARALTPAPKTLQAVYSDPKAAQEVIKYEGIPLTRSVENHAGAAGFRLAQGSETPDMTVYVFNGGDPRQAALTISSLLRRGPVAVVDVEKVNMGNTRLWKDLGTLKRDANLTALAAWGTPGNNLGSALAHAKLWLDGGVDPARQQALLAREYANDLIYSTRLRAALRAAIPEAEMNTPAAQAKLMELAAGYFPLQLGGEYSLDQVNLPWGRSFEWDFDLSPVE from the coding sequence ATGACCAAGCTTTTTTCGCTGCCGGCCCTGGCGGCCGGGCTGGCCCTGCTGGCCGGCACCGCCCAGGCCCAGACCCTGATTCCGATGGATTCGCGCCCTGCGACCAGCCGCCTGCCCGCCGCTATTGCCGGCCTGAAAAGTGACGGGCTGAAAGTGGTGCCGCGTGAACTGCTGGGCACCGCGCAGCAGGGCGCTGACCCGGCGCGGCTGCTGGAATGGCTGCGCACTGAGGGCGCCGGCCGTGCCGACGAACCGCTGATCGTGGCGCTGGATTCGCTGGCTTACGGCGGGCTGGTGCAGTCGCGCAAAAGCACCGAGACGGCCGCCCGGATTCGCAGCCGGCTGCTGCCGCTGGCGCAGTGGCAGCGCGAAACCGGGCGGCCCATCTACGCCTTTATCACCATTCCGCGCCACCCTGACGCAGTGGACCGGCAGCGCAACTTCGAGGTGGCCCGGCTGATGACCCGCTGGGCGGCCGCCGGCGTCTTCAAGGAACTGCACATCGCCTGGGACGACGCCCTGCCCGGGAGCCCCGCCCCTGCCGAGGGCGCCCGACTGGCCGCTTTCGCCGCCGAGGTCGCCCCGGACAACGTCAAAGTCTACCCCGGCGCCGACGAGGTGCTGGCCCTGCTGAATGCCCGCGCCCTGACGCCGGCGCCCAAAACACTGCAGGCAGTGTATTCCGACCCCAAGGCCGCGCAGGAAGTCATCAAGTATGAGGGCATCCCCCTGACCCGCAGCGTGGAAAACCACGCCGGGGCGGCCGGCTTCCGGCTAGCCCAGGGCAGCGAGACGCCGGACATGACCGTCTATGTCTTTAACGGCGGCGACCCGCGCCAGGCGGCGCTGACCATTTCCTCGCTGCTGCGCCGGGGGCCAGTAGCCGTGGTGGACGTGGAAAAAGTCAATATGGGCAACACCCGGCTGTGGAAGGACCTGGGTACCCTAAAGCGCGACGCCAACCTGACAGCGCTGGCCGCCTGGGGCACCCCCGGTAACAACCTCGGCTCGGCGCTGGCACACGCCAAGCTGTGGCTGGACGGCGGCGTGGACCCGGCCCGACAGCAGGCCCTGCTGGCCCGCGAGTACGCCAACGACCTGATCTACTCCACTCGCCTGCGCGCCGCGCTGCGGGCCGCCATCCCCGAAGCGGAAATGAACACCCCGGCCGCCCAGGCCAAACTGATGGAGCTGGCCGCCGGCTATTTCCCGCTGCAACTGGGCGGGGAATACAGCCTCGACCAGGTCAACCTGCCCTGGGGCCGCTCGTTCGAGTGGGATTTCGACCTCAGCCCTGTGGAGTAA
- a CDS encoding NAD(P)/FAD-dependent oxidoreductase, whose amino-acid sequence MPDPVPAQAELEQEVCRTAEQYDAVIVGAGPAGLNAALVLGVSRQRVLLLDGGPPRNARAQEAHGVFTRDGIRPVELKRIGLEQLVPYDVTVRSEPARQVREIGDGFGVQLGTEWVLARRLLLASGIRDLLPRVSGLKERWGRTIHHCPYCDGWPNRRAPLAVLGSHQEGHHLALSLRNWTEHLTLLTDGPDELTEEQRLDLQRLGIALDTRPILRLSGKDTVTVHFHGGETLELEGIFLNPTQDQRSHLPAQRQTAGGQRERHDQPPGRVGGRRYDRCPTVRDERGGQRHGGGGQPQLHPDSRGRARVWRRLPRVTG is encoded by the coding sequence ATGCCTGACCCCGTGCCCGCGCAGGCCGAGCTGGAGCAGGAGGTGTGCCGCACCGCCGAGCAGTACGACGCCGTGATTGTGGGTGCTGGGCCGGCGGGACTGAATGCGGCGCTGGTGCTGGGCGTCTCGCGCCAGCGGGTGCTGCTGCTGGACGGTGGTCCGCCCCGCAACGCGCGGGCACAGGAAGCCCACGGGGTCTTTACCCGGGACGGCATTCGCCCGGTTGAACTCAAGCGAATCGGGCTGGAACAGCTGGTGCCCTATGACGTGACGGTCCGCAGCGAGCCAGCCCGTCAGGTGCGTGAGATCGGTGACGGGTTCGGGGTGCAGCTGGGTACCGAATGGGTGCTGGCCCGCCGGCTGCTGCTGGCGAGTGGCATCCGCGACCTGCTGCCGCGTGTCAGTGGCTTGAAGGAGCGCTGGGGCCGCACCATCCACCACTGTCCCTACTGTGACGGCTGGCCCAACCGGCGCGCGCCGCTGGCGGTGCTGGGCAGCCATCAAGAAGGGCACCATCTGGCCCTCAGCCTGCGTAACTGGACCGAGCACCTGACCCTGCTGACCGACGGCCCCGACGAACTGACTGAGGAGCAGCGCCTGGACCTGCAGCGCCTGGGCATTGCCCTCGACACCCGGCCTATCCTGCGGCTGTCGGGCAAGGACACCGTCACAGTGCATTTTCATGGTGGGGAGACTCTGGAGCTGGAAGGCATTTTCCTGAATCCCACCCAGGACCAGCGCAGCCACCTGCCGGCCCAGCGACAAACTGCGGGTGGTCAACGAGAACGGCATGACCAGCCGCCGGGGCGTGTGGGCGGCCGGCGATATGACCGGTGCCCCACAGTACGTGATGAGCGCGGCGGCCAGCGGCATGGTGGCGGCGGTCAGCCTCAACTCCACCCTGATTCACGAGGACGTGCGCGAGTATGGCGCCGCCTTCCACGAGTCACCGGATGA
- a CDS encoding tetratricopeptide repeat protein encodes MSADSIQQAWSLIEAGAYAQAAALLEPDPSQEARHVLGYAYTFAGRFDEARAVYRELWQAAQGQPDAHRFLHQLGMVEREAGDPAAALALFEQERALLEQEGAGALELAVNGYELAVCRHALGQERAAHAALAEAFAQAVTADDPATLGCLWRAAGDFARAEDRSEAAHDAYTNARTSFDAAKDSRAVQEIEERLSALAAADSASPELPEVQP; translated from the coding sequence ATGTCCGCCGATTCCATCCAGCAAGCCTGGTCCCTGATAGAAGCTGGAGCCTACGCCCAAGCGGCGGCCCTGCTGGAACCCGACCCTTCGCAGGAGGCGCGGCACGTGCTGGGCTATGCCTACACCTTCGCTGGCCGCTTTGACGAGGCCCGCGCCGTATACCGGGAACTCTGGCAGGCCGCCCAGGGCCAGCCGGACGCGCACCGTTTCTTGCATCAGCTGGGCATGGTGGAGCGTGAAGCCGGCGACCCTGCCGCCGCGCTGGCCCTGTTCGAGCAGGAGCGTGCGCTGCTGGAGCAGGAGGGAGCTGGCGCTCTGGAACTCGCGGTGAACGGGTACGAGCTGGCAGTGTGCCGCCATGCACTGGGGCAGGAGCGCGCTGCACATGCGGCGCTGGCTGAGGCGTTTGCCCAGGCCGTCACTGCCGATGACCCGGCCACACTGGGCTGCCTGTGGCGTGCTGCCGGCGACTTCGCCAGGGCGGAGGACCGCAGCGAAGCGGCCCATGACGCCTACACCAACGCCCGAACCAGTTTCGATGCAGCGAAAGACAGCCGGGCAGTGCAGGAGATAGAGGAACGGCTGTCTGCGTTGGCTGCTGCGGACTCGGCCAGCCCGGAATTACCGGAGGTGCAGCCATAA
- a CDS encoding HAD family hydrolase, with translation MDGTLHDRSATLRRWLPGHLRRFGLPPEYGARFLELDDFGYRSKREVFPHLVQEFGLSQSPGELFTDFADLPRWAVPMPYATEVLYELKNRGVRLALVTNGWSEPQRAVLAVCGLTGFFGKIVISREAGVAKPDPHSYQLALDALGVAPAEAWFVGDSPRNDLWGPQRLGLRAAWLPTGHPLGGERPDATLRDLRDVLHLL, from the coding sequence CTGGATGGCACCTTGCACGACCGCTCCGCCACGCTGCGGCGCTGGCTGCCGGGCCACCTGCGGCGCTTTGGTTTGCCGCCGGAGTACGGTGCCCGCTTTCTGGAACTGGACGACTTCGGCTACCGCTCCAAGCGCGAGGTCTTTCCCCATCTGGTGCAGGAATTCGGGCTGTCCCAGAGCCCAGGAGAGCTGTTCACCGATTTTGCCGACCTGCCTCGCTGGGCTGTACCTATGCCGTACGCAACCGAAGTGCTATATGAATTAAAAAATAGAGGCGTGAGGCTGGCTCTGGTCACGAACGGCTGGTCGGAGCCTCAGCGCGCAGTTCTGGCTGTTTGTGGGCTGACCGGCTTTTTCGGGAAGATAGTCATCAGCCGGGAAGCTGGCGTGGCCAAACCCGACCCGCACAGCTATCAGCTGGCGCTGGATGCGCTGGGCGTGGCTCCGGCCGAGGCATGGTTCGTGGGCGACTCCCCGCGCAACGACCTCTGGGGACCACAGAGGCTGGGCCTGCGGGCCGCCTGGCTGCCAACCGGGCACCCATTAGGCGGGGAACGGCCGGACGCGACCTTACGGGACCTGCGGGACGTGCTGCACCTGCTTTAA
- the hrpB gene encoding ATP-dependent helicase HrpB encodes MSCVTDAVPSASLPALAALPELRAALAAHPLVLLQAPPGAGKSTGLPLQLLDEPWLAGQQVLLLQPRRVAVRGVAARLAASLGEAVGGTVGSRVRFESHVSPRTRLEVITEGILTRRLQRDPELSGVGLVILDEFHERSLNADLALALLREVQGALRDDLRVLLMSATLDESLPTRLDAPLVRSEGRAYPVELRYAAQELLPGGNTGPAVAAAVRRALAEESGDVLAFLPGVGEIRAAQAALSGAPALVLPLYGELSPAEQSRAVLPDPQGQRRVILATSIAETSLTIEGVRAVVDSGQRRFQAYDPATGLSGLRTGRVTRAEAEQRAGRAGRTGPGVAYRLWPERTQALLAADRPPEILAADLAPLRLELAAWGVTARTGLEWLDTPPAPAWEAAGELLRGLGALDADGRLTPAGQTLLRFPTHPRLAHLLAAARDPALAADVAALLEERGPRLDGADLTDRVQALRRARAAGRLDAWAGAERLSRQWRRLLNTSADDRPADPYAVGGLLALAYPERVALARPEGGGRFLLAGGQGAELPPGDALGGEAALAVAHLDGVAENRRGPEGRIFLAAPLHRVDLAVGAEWLPRTEWDPRTGRLLAQEELRRGALVLDTRPLAVSDPAAEAEAVAAAVSREGLHLLRFSPAAQALRSRVGSLRAWHPGAGWPDLSDAVLLAGRAAWLAPFLGGIRSREAMGRLDLLPALQAQLPWPLAAQLDELAPTHLTVPSGNRVRLEYAPDGSPPVLAVKLQELFGLNDTPTVNGGRTPVLLHLLSPARRPVQVTQDLRSFWQHGYFEVRRDLRGRYPKHPWPDDPASHAPTAKTKRALERKG; translated from the coding sequence ATGTCCTGCGTGACTGACGCTGTCCCTTCCGCCTCGCTGCCGGCTCTGGCGGCCCTGCCTGAGCTGCGCGCCGCGCTGGCGGCCCATCCCCTGGTGCTGTTGCAGGCGCCTCCCGGCGCGGGCAAATCCACTGGCCTGCCGCTGCAGCTGTTGGATGAACCCTGGCTGGCGGGACAGCAAGTGCTGCTGCTGCAACCGCGCCGGGTGGCGGTGCGCGGGGTGGCGGCGCGGCTGGCAGCCTCGCTGGGCGAAGCGGTCGGGGGGACGGTGGGCAGCCGGGTACGGTTCGAGTCGCACGTTTCGCCGCGTACCCGGCTGGAAGTGATCACCGAGGGCATCCTGACCCGCCGCCTTCAGCGGGACCCGGAACTCAGCGGGGTAGGCCTGGTCATTCTGGACGAGTTCCACGAGCGCAGTCTGAACGCTGACCTGGCCCTGGCCCTGCTGCGCGAGGTGCAAGGTGCGCTGCGCGATGACCTGCGGGTGCTGCTGATGTCGGCCACCCTGGACGAGTCCTTGCCTACCCGGCTGGACGCGCCATTGGTCCGTTCGGAAGGCCGGGCTTATCCGGTGGAGCTGCGTTACGCTGCGCAGGAACTGCTGCCCGGCGGCAACACTGGGCCGGCCGTGGCTGCCGCCGTGCGCCGCGCCCTGGCCGAGGAAAGCGGCGATGTGCTGGCGTTCCTGCCGGGCGTGGGCGAGATCCGGGCAGCTCAAGCGGCCCTCAGCGGGGCGCCCGCGCTGGTGCTGCCGCTCTACGGCGAGCTGTCCCCGGCCGAGCAGAGCCGCGCTGTCTTGCCGGACCCACAGGGCCAGCGGCGGGTGATTCTGGCCACTTCTATTGCAGAAACGTCGCTCACCATTGAAGGGGTGCGGGCCGTGGTGGACAGCGGCCAGCGCCGTTTCCAGGCGTATGACCCGGCGACCGGGCTCAGCGGCCTGCGCACCGGCCGGGTCACCCGCGCCGAAGCCGAGCAGCGGGCCGGCCGGGCCGGGCGCACCGGCCCCGGCGTGGCTTACCGGCTGTGGCCCGAGCGCACCCAGGCGCTGCTGGCCGCGGACCGCCCCCCCGAAATCCTGGCGGCCGACCTGGCCCCGCTGCGGCTGGAGCTGGCCGCCTGGGGCGTGACGGCCCGGACCGGGCTGGAGTGGTTGGATACGCCGCCGGCCCCGGCCTGGGAGGCAGCCGGCGAACTGCTGCGCGGCCTGGGCGCGCTGGACGCTGACGGCCGCCTCACCCCGGCGGGGCAGACCCTGCTGCGCTTTCCCACCCATCCCCGGCTGGCGCACCTGCTGGCCGCCGCGCGCGACCCCGCCCTGGCCGCTGACGTGGCCGCGCTGCTGGAAGAACGCGGTCCCCGGCTGGACGGCGCCGACCTGACCGACCGGGTCCAGGCCCTGCGCCGCGCCCGCGCCGCTGGCCGGCTGGACGCCTGGGCCGGCGCCGAGCGGCTCTCGCGGCAGTGGCGCCGGCTGCTGAACACCTCGGCTGATGATCGCCCGGCCGACCCCTATGCGGTGGGCGGGCTGCTGGCGCTGGCGTATCCCGAGCGAGTGGCGCTGGCCCGGCCGGAAGGCGGGGGCCGCTTCCTGCTGGCCGGCGGGCAGGGCGCCGAGCTGCCGCCGGGTGACGCTCTGGGCGGAGAGGCGGCGCTGGCGGTGGCCCATCTGGACGGCGTGGCCGAGAACCGCCGTGGCCCCGAAGGCCGCATTTTTCTGGCCGCGCCGCTGCACCGCGTGGACCTGGCCGTAGGCGCCGAGTGGCTGCCCCGCACCGAGTGGGACCCCCGCACCGGCCGGCTGCTGGCGCAGGAGGAACTGCGCCGCGGCGCGCTGGTGCTGGACACCCGGCCACTGGCTGTCAGCGACCCGGCCGCTGAAGCGGAGGCAGTGGCGGCCGCCGTCAGCCGCGAGGGATTGCATTTGCTCAGGTTTTCCCCGGCCGCCCAGGCCCTGCGCAGCCGGGTGGGATCGCTGCGGGCCTGGCATCCGGGAGCCGGCTGGCCTGACCTTTCCGACGCGGTGCTGCTGGCGGGCCGGGCCGCCTGGCTGGCCCCTTTCCTGGGCGGCATCCGCAGCCGCGAGGCGATGGGCCGCCTGGACCTGCTGCCGGCTTTGCAGGCACAGCTGCCCTGGCCACTGGCGGCGCAGCTGGACGAACTGGCGCCCACCCATCTCACGGTGCCCAGCGGCAACCGCGTGCGGCTGGAGTATGCCCCGGACGGCAGCCCACCGGTGCTGGCCGTCAAGTTGCAGGAACTGTTCGGCCTCAACGACACACCGACGGTCAACGGCGGCCGGACCCCGGTGCTGCTACACCTGCTGTCGCCGGCCCGCCGCCCGGTGCAGGTGACTCAGGACCTGCGTTCGTTCTGGCAGCACGGCTACTTCGAGGTGCGCCGGGACCTGCGCGGCCGTTACCCCAAGCACCCCTGGCCCGACGACCCGGCCAGCCACGCGCCCACCGCCAAGACCAAACGGGCCCTGGAACGGAAAGGGTAG
- a CDS encoding EamA family transporter — protein MTPATPPRFPPILMLLAGMLTIQGGAAIAKGLFPQAGPLGTAGLRVVLAAALLTLLFRPDFRRITGPQWRLIVPYGLALGLMNLVFYAALSRLPLGVAVTIEFTGPLTLSLLLSRRPADFLWVLLAASGIALMAPLDQLGSGGMQGLDPLGMAFALLAGFFWALYIVFGGRVSRELSGTLSVTAGMWVAAAVTLPFALVGGGTALFRPGVLLAGLGVALLSSAIPYSLEMQAMKFIPAKVFGVLSSLEPAIAAMAGLLLLDEQLTLTQLLALLFVMTASAGMTLTNQNRPDPSESANTLRWKRHRRWRQSLREKREAWKAAEK, from the coding sequence ATGACGCCTGCGACCCCGCCCCGCTTTCCGCCTATCTTGATGCTGCTGGCCGGCATGCTGACCATTCAGGGGGGCGCGGCGATTGCCAAGGGGCTGTTTCCGCAGGCGGGGCCACTGGGCACGGCCGGACTGCGGGTGGTGCTGGCTGCCGCGCTGCTCACGCTGCTGTTCCGGCCCGATTTTCGCCGCATCACGGGGCCGCAGTGGCGTCTGATTGTGCCTTACGGCCTGGCACTGGGCCTGATGAACTTGGTGTTCTACGCGGCGCTCTCCCGGCTGCCGCTGGGCGTGGCGGTGACCATTGAATTTACCGGGCCGCTGACGCTCTCGCTGCTGCTTTCGCGGCGGCCGGCCGACTTTCTGTGGGTGCTGCTGGCCGCTTCCGGTATCGCCCTGATGGCGCCCCTGGATCAGCTGGGCAGCGGCGGGATGCAGGGCCTGGACCCGCTGGGCATGGCTTTTGCGCTGCTGGCCGGGTTTTTCTGGGCGCTGTATATCGTGTTCGGGGGCCGGGTCAGCCGCGAGCTGTCGGGCACCCTCAGCGTGACGGCCGGCATGTGGGTGGCCGCTGCCGTGACCCTGCCTTTTGCGCTGGTGGGGGGCGGCACGGCGCTGTTCAGGCCGGGCGTGCTGCTGGCCGGCCTGGGGGTAGCCCTGCTGAGCAGCGCCATTCCCTACAGCCTGGAAATGCAGGCCATGAAGTTTATTCCGGCCAAGGTCTTTGGCGTGCTGAGCAGCCTGGAGCCGGCCATCGCCGCCATGGCGGGCCTGCTGCTGCTGGATGAGCAGCTGACGCTGACGCAGTTGCTGGCGCTGCTGTTTGTGATGACTGCCAGCGCTGGCATGACCCTGACCAACCAGAACCGCCCCGACCCCAGCGAAAGTGCCAATACCCTGCGCTGGAAGCGCCACCGCCGCTGGCGCCAAAGCCTGCGCGAGAAGCGTGAGGCGTGGAAAGCCGCAGAAAAATAG
- the lepB gene encoding signal peptidase I, whose amino-acid sequence MTDSQGPPPQSPISQSQPQSSQPQPPQQFPDSVTGERHLQSASAAPATRRSGMGQFWKDWLEPIVFALLITQFIVTMVMVDGVSMMPNLRNHERVIVPKYESWLHRAGIGEFHRGDIVVFKPPRAAAAVVPTLNRDFYGLWNYRPYLVKRVIGVGGDHIRIQGGDVWINDKPLDARFTTAYWQEQGCWDRESSIANQATSSQQGIMPDQLELTVPQGQYFVMGDNRSANGSEDSRAFGTVPLNDIAGRAAFVVWPLQRPAKLNYDCANNRAGEASPEKDSALRTLPPPPAFGELSRQLGEPAKK is encoded by the coding sequence ATGACTGATTCTCAGGGGCCGCCCCCCCAGTCCCCAATATCCCAGTCCCAACCACAATCATCCCAGCCACAGCCGCCCCAGCAGTTTCCTGACAGCGTCACTGGCGAGCGTCATCTCCAGAGCGCGTCTGCTGCACCGGCAACCCGCCGCAGCGGCATGGGACAGTTCTGGAAAGACTGGCTTGAACCCATCGTCTTCGCGCTGCTGATCACCCAGTTCATCGTCACTATGGTGATGGTGGACGGGGTCAGCATGATGCCCAACCTGCGCAACCACGAGCGGGTGATCGTGCCCAAGTACGAAAGCTGGCTGCACCGCGCCGGCATCGGCGAGTTTCACCGCGGTGACATCGTGGTCTTCAAGCCGCCACGGGCCGCTGCGGCAGTGGTGCCTACCCTGAACCGTGACTTTTATGGCCTGTGGAACTACCGCCCCTATCTGGTCAAACGCGTGATCGGCGTGGGCGGTGACCACATCCGCATTCAGGGCGGCGACGTGTGGATTAACGACAAGCCGCTGGACGCCCGTTTTACCACCGCCTACTGGCAGGAGCAGGGCTGCTGGGACCGGGAAAGCTCTATCGCTAATCAGGCCACTTCGTCGCAGCAGGGCATCATGCCCGATCAGCTGGAGCTGACGGTGCCTCAGGGCCAATATTTTGTGATGGGTGACAACCGCTCGGCCAACGGCTCGGAAGACTCGCGGGCCTTTGGCACGGTGCCGCTCAACGATATCGCCGGGCGCGCCGCTTTCGTGGTCTGGCCGCTGCAGCGTCCGGCCAAGTTGAACTATGACTGCGCCAACAACCGCGCCGGCGAGGCCAGCCCCGAGAAGGACTCGGCGCTGCGGACCCTGCCGCCGCCGCCCGCTTTCGGCGAACTCAGCCGCCAGCTGGGCGAGCCGGCCAAGAAGTAG
- a CDS encoding DUF503 domain-containing protein, whose protein sequence is MSVLGYVGTLTLRLEMPWVRSLKEKRSLVKPVVEKLKVRFPVTAARLDGLDAHDWEVIAVVTVSNDYAWVEETLRLAADFVATGNYQVTEEWTEITPLE, encoded by the coding sequence GTGAGTGTCCTGGGATACGTGGGCACCCTGACCCTGCGGCTGGAGATGCCCTGGGTCCGGTCGCTCAAGGAAAAACGCTCGCTGGTCAAGCCGGTGGTGGAGAAACTGAAAGTGCGCTTTCCGGTCACGGCGGCCCGGCTGGACGGTCTGGACGCCCACGACTGGGAGGTGATCGCCGTGGTGACGGTCAGCAACGATTACGCCTGGGTGGAAGAAACCCTGCGGCTGGCCGCTGACTTTGTGGCCACCGGCAATTATCAGGTGACCGAGGAATGGACAGAGATTACTCCGCTGGAATAA
- a CDS encoding heavy-metal-associated domain-containing protein, translating into MTNPTRVLLGVRGMDREAGERVAAHLLSLPGISKAAPDTGQIEVHYDPSLYTVMDLVRQVRSQGFLAGML; encoded by the coding sequence ATGACGAACCCCACCCGAGTCCTACTGGGCGTGCGCGGTATGGACCGCGAAGCCGGAGAACGCGTCGCCGCGCACCTGCTGTCGCTGCCCGGTATCAGCAAAGCCGCTCCCGACACCGGTCAGATTGAAGTGCATTACGACCCCAGCCTCTACACCGTGATGGATCTGGTGCGGCAGGTGCGCTCGCAGGGCTTCCTGGCCGGCATGCTGTAA